The following coding sequences are from one Microbulbifer sp. TB1203 window:
- a CDS encoding glycosyl hydrolase 53 family protein, whose product MINRIFSKWVYITVAVVFVLELSGNPAWAADSEYAIGADLSFLKSAEDRGVGFKDGGAVKPGLEIFRDHGFNWVRLRLFHSPDRLPNDLEYTISLAKAAKQLGYKFLLNYHYSDTWADPQQQFIPAAWEGQSHGELVDSVRAYTRETMQAFREAGAWPDMVQPGNEVIDGMMWPDGQLSQEGGWDRFADLVRAAIEGVEAATTDDVEPPLIMIHIDRGGDMERTKWFFDKFHSYGIDYDVIGQSYYPWWHGTLAELRANFAFMVEAYDKDIVLVEAAYHWRESGEWEDAARADAMEYPQTPEGQMRYWLDVDAAVRAIPGGRGKGVMWWEPAVGNRRGIGSRGMFDEDGNALPAVGAIQTRQREAAPR is encoded by the coding sequence ATGATTAATCGAATATTCTCAAAGTGGGTATACATTACCGTCGCGGTCGTGTTTGTCCTTGAGCTATCGGGAAATCCGGCGTGGGCCGCAGATAGCGAATATGCGATCGGAGCCGACCTGTCCTTTCTCAAATCCGCCGAGGACCGCGGGGTCGGGTTCAAAGACGGCGGCGCCGTCAAGCCGGGCCTCGAGATCTTCCGCGACCACGGATTCAACTGGGTCCGCCTCCGGCTGTTTCACTCACCCGACCGGCTGCCCAATGATCTGGAATACACCATCTCGCTGGCCAAGGCAGCCAAGCAACTGGGCTACAAGTTCCTGCTCAACTACCACTACTCCGACACCTGGGCCGACCCGCAGCAGCAGTTCATCCCCGCCGCGTGGGAAGGGCAGTCGCACGGGGAACTGGTCGATTCGGTGCGCGCGTACACGAGGGAAACGATGCAAGCCTTCCGCGAGGCCGGCGCTTGGCCGGATATGGTGCAGCCGGGCAACGAGGTGATCGACGGCATGATGTGGCCCGACGGCCAGCTCTCCCAAGAGGGCGGCTGGGACCGCTTCGCCGATCTGGTCCGCGCCGCAATCGAGGGCGTCGAGGCCGCGACGACGGACGACGTCGAGCCGCCGCTGATCATGATCCACATCGACCGCGGCGGCGACATGGAGCGCACCAAGTGGTTCTTCGACAAGTTCCACAGCTACGGCATCGACTACGATGTGATCGGTCAGAGCTACTACCCCTGGTGGCACGGCACCCTCGCCGAGCTCAGGGCCAACTTCGCGTTCATGGTCGAGGCGTACGACAAGGACATCGTCCTGGTCGAGGCCGCCTACCACTGGCGCGAGTCGGGCGAGTGGGAGGACGCCGCGCGCGCGGACGCGATGGAATACCCTCAAACGCCCGAAGGCCAGATGCGGTACTGGCTCGACGTCGACGCCGCCGTCCGCGCCATCCCGGGCGGCCGCGGCAAGGGGGTCATGTGGTGGGAACCCGCCGTCGGCAACCGCCGCGGCATCGGGAGTCGCGGGATGTTCGACGAGGACGGCAACGCCCTGCCCGCGGTGGGCGCGATCCAGACCCGTCAGCGCGAGGCCGCGCCGCGGTAA
- a CDS encoding tryptophan 7-halogenase: protein MADKSGVVPISSEHRPIESCVVVGGGTAGWMTAALLGRVLRNTGASITLLESPQIDTVGVGEATVPSFVDFIRILGISEPDFVRKTSATFKLGIRFTDWQTPGHHYWHPFGNIGARIDGQPFFQQWLKSHFYGTAGEYTDYSPSAAMARAGKFYIPDPGKPNNLTRMGYALHFDAARVAEYLADYAQRQGVKRISAHVESVHKSDDGSIKSIRTENGGCIEGDFFIDCSGQRALLMQGALQVGYRDWRDYLPVNGAAVLQSENGDDLPPYTEAIAEKCGWRWRIPLQSRTGNGYVFCDEYCSQDEAAALLLKKITGKPLGDPRLLHFRTGRREKMWHKNCVAVGLSSGFLEPLESTSIYLIMRAALNLVKLLPGRDHCQATEDEYNRLMDIEYENIRDFIVMHYCTSRRDDSLFWQGWRHRPIPESLQTKLSLYKSRGQLVHNDLDLFASDSWHAVLTGMGVYPRDYSAVVDASDFDKVDKLLKDIDNSLSHSVGQLLSHREYLQRLISHC from the coding sequence ATGGCTGATAAATCGGGAGTAGTACCAATTTCCAGCGAGCACCGTCCAATCGAATCCTGCGTCGTCGTCGGCGGCGGCACCGCCGGCTGGATGACCGCCGCGCTGCTCGGCCGCGTGCTTCGCAACACCGGCGCGAGTATTACACTGTTGGAATCCCCGCAGATCGACACTGTCGGCGTGGGTGAGGCCACGGTGCCGTCCTTTGTCGACTTCATCAGGATTCTCGGTATCTCCGAGCCGGACTTTGTCAGGAAAACCAGCGCCACCTTCAAACTGGGCATCCGGTTTACCGACTGGCAAACGCCGGGTCATCACTACTGGCATCCCTTCGGCAACATAGGAGCCCGAATCGACGGGCAACCCTTCTTTCAACAATGGCTGAAGAGCCACTTTTACGGAACGGCCGGCGAATATACCGACTATTCGCCCTCCGCCGCCATGGCCAGGGCGGGGAAATTCTATATTCCGGACCCCGGCAAGCCCAACAACCTCACCCGCATGGGCTATGCCCTGCACTTCGATGCGGCGCGGGTGGCTGAATATCTCGCCGACTATGCGCAACGGCAGGGTGTAAAGCGCATATCCGCACATGTGGAAAGCGTCCACAAGTCGGATGACGGCAGCATCAAATCCATCCGCACCGAAAACGGCGGCTGTATAGAGGGCGATTTTTTTATCGACTGCAGCGGCCAGCGCGCGCTGCTGATGCAGGGAGCCCTACAGGTGGGTTACCGGGACTGGCGGGACTACCTGCCGGTAAACGGTGCGGCGGTTCTCCAATCCGAAAATGGCGATGATTTACCGCCCTATACGGAGGCTATCGCCGAGAAGTGCGGCTGGCGCTGGCGTATACCCTTGCAGAGTCGTACCGGCAACGGCTATGTGTTCTGCGACGAATACTGCTCGCAGGACGAGGCGGCGGCACTGTTGCTAAAGAAAATAACCGGTAAACCACTGGGCGATCCGCGCTTGCTCCACTTCCGCACCGGCAGGCGGGAAAAGATGTGGCACAAGAACTGTGTCGCCGTCGGTCTTTCCTCCGGATTCCTGGAGCCGCTGGAATCCACCAGTATCTACCTGATTATGCGGGCGGCACTGAACCTGGTGAAGCTGCTGCCGGGGCGCGATCATTGCCAGGCAACGGAGGACGAGTACAATCGCCTGATGGATATCGAATACGAGAATATCCGCGATTTTATTGTGATGCATTACTGCACCAGCCGACGCGACGATTCTCTCTTCTGGCAGGGCTGGCGCCACAGGCCCATTCCGGAATCCCTGCAAACCAAGCTGTCCCTCTACAAAAGCCGTGGCCAGCTGGTGCACAATGACCTGGACCTGTTTGCCTCCGACAGTTGGCACGCCGTGCTTACGGGGATGGGCGTCTATCCGCGCGATTACAGCGCAGTGGTGGATGCGTCGGACTTCGACAAAGTCGACAAGCTGCTCAAGGATATCGACAACTCCCTGAGTCACTCCGTCGGCCAGCTTTTGTCCCACCGGGAATATCTGCAGAGGCTTATCTCACATTGTTAG
- a CDS encoding alpha/beta hydrolase — MRLLILCVLTLLPAMEITAQPPGIPDGWSDGYVYANGIRMHYYRAAPAPGKPVVVMVHGITDIGLSWTTLTWKLQDSYDVYMIDARGHGLSDPFTAVDDANTLVKDVVAFVQAMNFEKPILMGHSMGAATVMRVGGEYPDLAKAIVMLDPWLGPWPPRSRDSTEREDTKDETSDAGKSEPSQPDRLSVSMSGAPETLVAQNNYSFEDLVATCHHNTPKWDPVDCRYWALSKKQYHGAYTSEAWQAVSGTMRTGESLTKIRVPALILKADASPKQRGAHEKAASAMQKGRLVHVDNAGHNLHHDQLEATVELLKEFLSTL; from the coding sequence ATGCGCTTGCTGATCTTATGTGTGCTTACCCTGCTGCCTGCAATGGAAATTACCGCCCAGCCCCCGGGGATTCCCGACGGATGGTCGGATGGCTATGTATACGCCAACGGTATTCGCATGCATTACTACCGAGCTGCACCGGCGCCGGGAAAGCCGGTAGTCGTGATGGTTCATGGGATTACGGATATTGGACTTAGCTGGACCACCCTGACGTGGAAGCTGCAGGACTCATATGACGTATATATGATTGATGCTCGTGGGCATGGTCTGTCAGATCCTTTCACCGCTGTTGATGATGCTAATACGTTAGTGAAAGACGTGGTGGCGTTCGTGCAGGCGATGAACTTCGAGAAACCGATCCTTATGGGCCACTCAATGGGCGCTGCCACGGTAATGCGGGTGGGTGGGGAGTACCCCGATCTGGCGAAAGCCATCGTCATGCTGGACCCGTGGCTGGGGCCCTGGCCTCCCCGCAGTCGTGATTCCACGGAGCGTGAAGACACAAAAGATGAAACAAGTGACGCCGGGAAAAGCGAACCATCGCAACCGGATCGTCTTTCCGTGAGCATGTCCGGGGCTCCTGAAACGCTGGTGGCGCAGAATAACTATAGCTTCGAAGACCTGGTGGCGACTTGCCACCACAACACCCCAAAATGGGACCCGGTGGATTGCCGGTATTGGGCACTCTCGAAGAAGCAATATCATGGTGCCTATACCAGTGAAGCGTGGCAGGCGGTGTCGGGCACAATGAGAACCGGGGAATCACTGACCAAGATCCGGGTCCCCGCGCTTATTCTCAAGGCCGACGCCTCGCCGAAGCAGCGCGGGGCCCACGAGAAAGCGGCCAGCGCAATGCAGAAAGGCAGGCTGGTGCACGTCGACAATGCCGGCCATAACCTGCACCATGACCAGTTGGAGGCTACCGTGGAGCTCCTGAAGGAGTTTCTGTCGACTTTGTAG
- a CDS encoding TonB-dependent receptor, with translation MVAQDEVSPLMEEVVVEGIRASLSRAADRKRDANKIQDSIVAEDIGKFPDQNVAESLQRIAGVSISRVNGEGSQVSVRSFGPEFNVVKLNHRTLATVNGGRSFDFQILPSELIGGADVIKTPTADLSAGSIGAYINVRTARPLDNAGFHATGSTKLNYHGLAEDSNPEAAGVVSNTFADDTFGVLVGVSFKETDGRIDNYRTSHWHQYASGGFGLPMGDDTLGEDGNPTSLEGSRGPGRTIFNMVDENRERTGGNVVLQWEPGENFSSTFDALYTKLDREFLGSGLQVPMQHLGKYTRAVVSDSGTLLEATIADTDVEMNVDYGLQESTTAAYGWNSVFNRGNLTLEVDASWSRAESTFEGDNTTALHYTRFDENGVAQPSEIILDYRNDIPSLSTTGSLDVTDISKVRAAWQRYAASESEDEVKELKLDALYEIDVGVIKSVKAGAAYAGRTIEFNEFGTEFDAETGGADWGGGGAVMWIGDGSTWNPDTNLGVLPAEVLELSDSNFMDGEGGNFPRQWVQITDHEAYRAATQAYLEQAVANGDDWRAALVNAGWDTVYPGAGGSYGNEEDTVAAYVQLNLEGELGDYAWSGNLGGRYVSIENAASGTASTIDLLTLNEESSDLPEKVHNAATTSAKSLTFETSEEYFLPSVNFSLNLNNGNYLRAAAAKTITQPSLADKRASLSESPGLENPTVTIAGSNPLLESYRVNQFDLSFEHYADNGSAYSVGYFYKDISDFISTLTTVGPWDGPIAQDLADAYAANGQTVIFQSERKENRPGGKVQGIELGVLHYFDNLPGIWSGLGIQANYTYADSEDKDAAPINLPLVPEPGNVLEGFAKNSYNLVGFYDKDRLQARIAYNWRDEFMNSRSGDGLQPEYTDAYGQLDLSLSYDVTDNLTAAFEAINVTNETRLQYFGQRDRVSLVQMSGARYQFGIRANF, from the coding sequence GTGGTTGCTCAGGACGAAGTCAGTCCGCTAATGGAAGAAGTGGTTGTTGAGGGAATTCGCGCCAGCCTGAGCCGGGCGGCGGATCGGAAACGCGATGCCAACAAGATCCAGGACAGCATCGTCGCCGAAGATATCGGAAAATTCCCCGACCAGAATGTGGCGGAATCCCTGCAGCGTATCGCCGGTGTTTCCATTTCCCGTGTAAACGGCGAGGGCTCCCAGGTAAGTGTGCGCAGCTTCGGCCCCGAGTTCAACGTGGTCAAACTGAACCACCGCACCCTGGCCACTGTTAACGGAGGCCGCAGCTTCGATTTCCAGATACTGCCTTCCGAGTTGATCGGCGGTGCCGACGTCATCAAAACCCCCACTGCCGATCTGTCCGCCGGCAGTATCGGCGCCTACATCAATGTGCGCACCGCGCGCCCGCTGGACAATGCCGGCTTCCACGCCACCGGCTCCACCAAGCTCAATTATCACGGTTTGGCCGAGGATTCCAACCCGGAAGCGGCGGGCGTGGTCAGCAATACCTTTGCCGACGACACCTTCGGTGTCCTGGTGGGCGTATCCTTCAAGGAGACCGACGGCCGTATCGACAACTACCGGACCAGCCACTGGCATCAGTACGCGTCCGGCGGCTTCGGCCTGCCCATGGGCGATGACACCCTCGGCGAGGACGGCAACCCCACCAGCCTCGAAGGCAGCCGCGGCCCCGGCCGCACCATTTTCAATATGGTGGACGAGAACCGCGAGCGCACCGGCGGCAACGTCGTCCTGCAGTGGGAGCCGGGCGAGAATTTCTCTTCCACCTTCGATGCCCTCTATACCAAGCTCGACCGGGAGTTCCTGGGTTCCGGCCTGCAGGTGCCCATGCAGCACCTGGGTAAATATACCCGTGCCGTGGTCAGCGATTCCGGCACCCTGCTGGAAGCCACCATCGCCGACACGGACGTGGAAATGAACGTGGACTATGGCCTGCAGGAGTCCACCACCGCCGCCTACGGCTGGAACAGTGTTTTCAACAGGGGCAACCTGACGCTGGAAGTCGACGCCTCCTGGTCCAGGGCCGAATCGACCTTCGAGGGCGACAACACCACGGCCCTGCACTACACCCGCTTCGACGAAAACGGCGTCGCCCAGCCCAGCGAAATCATTCTGGATTACCGCAACGATATCCCCAGCCTGAGCACCACCGGCTCCCTGGACGTGACCGATATCTCCAAGGTCCGCGCCGCCTGGCAGCGCTATGCGGCCAGTGAGTCCGAAGACGAAGTGAAGGAACTCAAACTGGATGCGCTCTACGAGATTGACGTGGGCGTGATCAAGTCGGTCAAGGCGGGGGCCGCCTATGCTGGTCGCACCATCGAATTCAACGAATTTGGTACTGAGTTTGATGCCGAAACCGGGGGGGCAGACTGGGGTGGTGGCGGTGCCGTCATGTGGATCGGCGATGGCAGTACCTGGAACCCCGATACCAATCTCGGCGTGCTGCCGGCGGAAGTTCTGGAACTGAGCGACAGCAACTTTATGGACGGCGAAGGCGGCAACTTCCCGCGCCAGTGGGTACAGATTACCGACCACGAAGCCTACCGCGCGGCAACCCAGGCCTATCTGGAGCAGGCGGTGGCGAACGGTGATGACTGGCGGGCGGCTCTCGTCAACGCCGGCTGGGATACCGTATACCCGGGTGCTGGCGGCAGCTACGGCAACGAAGAGGACACTGTTGCGGCCTATGTGCAATTGAATCTCGAAGGCGAGCTGGGCGACTACGCCTGGTCGGGCAACCTGGGCGGCCGCTATGTCTCCATCGAAAACGCGGCCAGTGGCACCGCTTCCACCATCGACCTGTTGACACTGAACGAAGAGTCCTCGGACCTGCCCGAAAAGGTCCATAATGCGGCTACTACCTCCGCCAAGTCCCTCACCTTTGAGACCAGCGAGGAATACTTCCTGCCCAGCGTCAACTTCAGCCTGAATTTGAACAACGGCAACTACCTGCGTGCCGCCGCCGCCAAGACGATTACCCAACCGTCTCTGGCCGATAAGCGCGCCAGCCTGAGTGAGAGTCCGGGGCTGGAGAATCCGACGGTGACCATCGCCGGCAGCAACCCCCTGCTGGAATCCTACCGGGTCAACCAGTTTGACCTGTCTTTTGAGCACTACGCCGACAACGGCTCGGCCTACTCCGTTGGCTATTTCTACAAAGACATTTCCGACTTTATTTCGACCCTCACCACCGTGGGTCCCTGGGACGGCCCCATAGCCCAGGACCTGGCCGACGCCTATGCAGCCAATGGCCAAACCGTGATATTCCAGTCGGAGCGCAAGGAAAATCGTCCCGGTGGCAAGGTTCAAGGTATTGAACTGGGGGTGCTGCACTACTTCGACAACCTGCCGGGCATCTGGAGTGGCCTGGGTATCCAGGCCAACTACACCTACGCGGACAGCGAAGACAAGGATGCGGCCCCGATCAACCTGCCACTGGTGCCGGAGCCGGGTAATGTCCTGGAGGGTTTTGCCAAAAACTCCTACAACCTGGTGGGCTTCTACGACAAGGACCGCCTGCAGGCGCGTATCGCCTACAACTGGCGGGATGAATTCATGAACAGCCGCTCCGGCGACGGTCTACAGCCGGAATATACCGATGCCTACGGCCAGTTGGACCTGAGCCTGTCCTACGATGTGACTGACAATCTGACCGCCGCCTTTGAAGCCATCAATGTGACCAACGAAACAAGGTTGCAGTATTTTGGGCAGCGCGACCGCGTCAGCCTGGTGCAGATGTCGGGGGCGCGCTATCAGTTCGGTATCCGGGCGAACTTCTGA
- a CDS encoding glycosyl hydrolase 53 family protein — MTDDIRHRFAQSGELARTLILFSILLAFSPFSFSQNLLTNPGFESGTSGWTLGGDASAQFTESSGRSGNRLTHWSSSSSYTAETKQTVTGLAAGTYRLSAYTVGGETAGAWLWAYCDGQNFSTPIPSSPWGSWAQVVVDNIPVSGGSCELGITTENSEWSSFDDVVFEWVSGGGPGELVIEEGTGFCDVDGSVDSNHSDYNGSGFANTDNAAGNGVEWRVQVPASGSYELEWRYANASDNNRAGSVVVNGNTVATVDFPSTGTWETWAMATATISLDAGENTIRLEAVSGEGLGNIDSLSVTGDNPQAVDCGGSPPGGVFKPDYILGAAITWTLEHESIGRSYSDQGQTKSIERILVDHGFNFARLRTFVCPECPGGYLDNLYSGAGPTENWGDTAHTIELAQRVKACGMGVFLDFMLSDTWASIGKQYRPSQWQGMSDAQIRAASYNHAKDVLDQMVAAGVKPDMVQCGNENNTHVSGYSYNDWAGFSGVINSCIRAVRETDPEITVVAHHGRPRPDGDFPFWVDRVFGSNPPIDADVVCGSTYGTTNNGGDWWDMFNYVIDTTGKPVMSCEYTDGRRDLVNNTFLSLPNDMGVGTFIWEPAGYGDQRPFNYSNGVYYTNSSMDEYARIAREAGLPVPSTPASQLQGTSCQ, encoded by the coding sequence ATGACTGACGATATAAGACACAGATTCGCGCAGAGCGGTGAGTTGGCAAGAACCCTGATACTTTTTTCCATCTTGCTGGCTTTCTCGCCCTTCTCCTTTTCACAAAACCTGTTGACCAATCCCGGCTTCGAAAGCGGTACCAGCGGTTGGACCCTGGGCGGGGACGCGTCGGCCCAGTTTACCGAGTCCAGCGGGCGCAGTGGCAACCGCTTAACCCACTGGTCGTCGAGCTCTTCTTACACGGCCGAAACTAAACAAACTGTAACCGGGCTGGCGGCGGGAACCTACCGCCTGTCGGCCTACACCGTCGGCGGCGAGACCGCCGGAGCCTGGCTCTGGGCCTACTGCGACGGCCAAAATTTCTCAACCCCCATTCCCTCCAGTCCCTGGGGCAGTTGGGCCCAGGTTGTCGTTGACAATATCCCGGTGAGCGGCGGCAGTTGCGAACTGGGAATAACGACCGAAAACAGCGAGTGGAGCAGCTTCGACGATGTGGTTTTTGAATGGGTGTCCGGCGGTGGCCCCGGCGAGCTTGTGATCGAGGAAGGCACTGGCTTCTGTGACGTGGACGGCTCGGTCGACAGCAACCACTCAGACTACAACGGCAGCGGTTTTGCCAACACCGACAACGCCGCGGGCAACGGCGTCGAGTGGCGTGTCCAAGTGCCCGCGAGCGGGAGCTATGAGCTGGAATGGCGCTACGCCAACGCCTCGGACAACAACCGTGCGGGGAGTGTTGTAGTCAATGGCAACACAGTGGCCACAGTGGACTTCCCCTCCACCGGCACCTGGGAGACCTGGGCGATGGCGACTGCGACCATTTCTCTGGATGCCGGCGAGAACACAATCCGCCTGGAGGCTGTTTCCGGCGAAGGGCTGGGCAATATCGATTCGTTAAGCGTGACCGGCGACAACCCGCAGGCGGTCGACTGCGGCGGTTCCCCTCCCGGTGGTGTCTTCAAGCCCGATTACATCCTGGGTGCCGCTATCACATGGACCCTGGAACATGAATCGATTGGCCGTAGCTACAGCGATCAGGGTCAAACCAAATCCATTGAGCGTATTCTGGTGGACCACGGTTTCAACTTTGCTCGCCTGCGCACCTTTGTTTGCCCGGAATGCCCGGGAGGCTATCTGGATAACCTTTATTCCGGTGCCGGTCCCACGGAAAACTGGGGCGATACCGCGCACACCATTGAATTGGCGCAGCGGGTTAAAGCCTGCGGCATGGGTGTTTTTCTCGATTTCATGCTGAGCGACACCTGGGCATCCATCGGTAAACAGTACAGACCGTCCCAGTGGCAGGGAATGAGCGACGCGCAAATACGGGCGGCCTCCTACAACCACGCCAAAGACGTACTTGATCAGATGGTGGCGGCGGGCGTGAAACCGGATATGGTTCAATGCGGTAACGAAAACAATACTCATGTGTCGGGTTATTCCTATAACGACTGGGCTGGCTTCTCGGGTGTGATTAACTCCTGTATCCGGGCGGTGCGAGAGACCGATCCCGAGATCACCGTTGTGGCGCATCATGGCCGGCCGCGCCCGGACGGAGACTTCCCTTTCTGGGTGGACAGAGTGTTTGGCAGCAATCCGCCGATCGATGCGGACGTGGTGTGCGGCTCGACTTACGGAACCACCAACAACGGCGGAGACTGGTGGGATATGTTCAACTACGTCATCGACACCACGGGTAAGCCCGTGATGAGCTGCGAGTACACCGACGGTCGCCGTGATCTGGTCAACAACACCTTCCTGAGCCTGCCGAACGACATGGGTGTGGGTACCTTTATCTGGGAGCCAGCGGGGTATGGCGATCAGAGGCCGTTCAACTACAGCAACGGCGTGTATTACACCAACTCGTCCATGGATGAGTATGCGCGCATTGCCCGAGAGGCAGGCCTTCCCGTGCCCTCGACACCCGCGTCGCAGCTCCAGGGCACTTCCTGTCAATAA
- a CDS encoding beta-galactosidase, producing the protein MIYLIAGLISAVMVSPQAMARQTYSLDLDQPLPPVRRGHLDLGGESLTGERVTVNNQYIEFNGRPWIPVVGEIHFARYPAEYWDEAIRKMKAGGINLIATYVFWNMHERTEGEFDWSGGRNLRRFLELCAANGVRAIVRMGPFSHGEVRNGGIPDWIYGRPLEIRSNDPGYLFYADRLYGEIAQQMRGLLFKDGGPVIGVQLENEYQHSAAPWEWTYPGAPRELTVADRDVDVTHIQITAGGPENKFADEGRDHMATLKRLARAHGIDVPIYTATGWGNAAIVTGGSIPVTAGYAYPFWAPPEPSDFYLFKDIRLNPDYPPISYDAALYPSIPAELGAGISLTYGRRTTVRPESLAPLIVRTLGSGANGIGYYMYHGGSTPVIDGHFFNEQAGGLPRINYDYQAPIGEFGEMRRHHRELKLLHLLLANWGDRLAPMPPILPETNAAIAPDDVDTLRWAARTDGRSGFVFLHNFQDHVENHDLTGLRLELQNGEDGLITFPREGSFGLRRDASGILPFNLDLGGLTLRTATAQPLTALRRGSETHYIFTTVEGMKPELVFAGEHRFDTDDDSVASRGDGITVVAGGEENPFRFRSGDRHFLVVPRKFALTLVHADGKRLVFADADGFPAPEGLELRSIGRPSIDLQAYPETAVSELRVSRGTVEPQQAGEGGMSAWRVEFDKLQPAVTVRRVGSRRLVVSASGDKQRADDLWLRLPYVGDRVAAFLGGELVADHFYFGQPWDIGLRKFADRLAREDLVFVFHPLSPGATYLDDLPASVQTELAESGLPLLRIEDPVAQPEYRTRVTFGD; encoded by the coding sequence ATGATCTATTTGATTGCCGGATTAATAAGCGCCGTTATGGTATCCCCTCAAGCGATGGCCCGGCAAACCTATTCGCTGGATCTCGACCAGCCATTGCCGCCGGTGCGGCGGGGGCACCTCGATCTGGGCGGCGAAAGCCTCACTGGGGAGCGCGTGACGGTGAACAACCAGTACATCGAGTTCAATGGCCGGCCCTGGATTCCGGTTGTTGGCGAAATCCATTTTGCGCGCTACCCGGCGGAGTATTGGGACGAGGCGATTCGCAAGATGAAGGCGGGTGGCATCAACCTGATCGCGACCTATGTGTTCTGGAACATGCACGAACGCACCGAGGGCGAGTTCGACTGGAGTGGCGGTCGCAACCTGCGCCGGTTCCTGGAGCTGTGCGCGGCCAACGGCGTGCGGGCCATAGTGCGGATGGGGCCGTTCAGCCATGGCGAGGTGCGCAACGGCGGCATCCCCGACTGGATCTACGGCCGCCCGCTGGAGATCCGCTCCAACGATCCTGGCTACCTCTTCTACGCGGACCGGCTCTACGGCGAGATCGCGCAGCAGATGCGCGGGCTGCTGTTCAAGGACGGTGGGCCGGTGATCGGTGTGCAGTTGGAAAATGAATACCAGCACAGCGCAGCGCCCTGGGAGTGGACCTACCCCGGCGCTCCGCGGGAGCTGACGGTGGCCGACCGCGACGTCGACGTCACCCACATCCAGATTACGGCGGGCGGACCGGAAAACAAGTTCGCCGACGAAGGGCGCGACCATATGGCGACGCTCAAGCGACTGGCCCGCGCACATGGCATCGACGTGCCCATCTACACCGCGACCGGATGGGGCAACGCCGCCATCGTCACCGGTGGCAGCATTCCGGTGACCGCCGGCTATGCCTATCCCTTCTGGGCACCGCCCGAGCCGTCCGATTTTTATTTATTCAAGGACATCCGGCTGAATCCCGACTACCCGCCGATCAGCTACGATGCGGCGCTCTATCCGTCCATCCCGGCGGAGCTGGGCGCGGGGATCTCGCTGACCTACGGGCGGCGCACCACAGTGCGGCCGGAGAGCCTGGCGCCGCTTATCGTGCGCACCCTGGGCAGCGGCGCCAACGGCATCGGCTACTACATGTATCACGGCGGCTCGACCCCGGTGATCGACGGCCATTTCTTCAACGAACAGGCCGGCGGCCTGCCGCGCATCAACTACGACTACCAGGCGCCGATCGGCGAGTTCGGCGAGATGCGCCGGCATCACCGCGAACTGAAGCTGCTCCACCTGCTGCTGGCGAACTGGGGCGATCGCCTCGCACCCATGCCGCCGATCCTGCCCGAGACCAATGCCGCCATCGCACCCGACGACGTCGATACGCTGCGCTGGGCGGCGCGTACGGATGGGCGCAGCGGCTTCGTTTTCCTGCATAATTTCCAGGATCACGTCGAGAACCACGACCTCACCGGCCTGCGGCTGGAATTGCAAAACGGGGAGGATGGTCTCATCACCTTCCCCCGCGAGGGCAGCTTCGGCCTGCGCCGCGATGCCAGTGGAATCCTGCCGTTCAACCTCGACCTGGGCGGCCTGACCCTGCGCACGGCGACGGCGCAGCCGCTGACGGCGTTGCGCCGCGGGAGCGAAACCCACTACATCTTCACCACGGTCGAGGGCATGAAGCCCGAACTCGTGTTCGCGGGCGAGCACAGGTTTGACACCGATGACGACAGTGTGGCGAGCCGGGGCGACGGCATCACGGTCGTTGCCGGCGGCGAGGAGAACCCGTTTCGTTTCCGCAGCGGCGACCGGCACTTCCTGGTCGTGCCGCGGAAATTCGCCCTTACGCTCGTTCACGCTGACGGAAAGCGGCTGGTGTTTGCCGATGCGGATGGCTTTCCTGCGCCGGAAGGACTCGAACTGCGCTCGATCGGCCGGCCGTCGATCGATCTGCAGGCCTACCCCGAGACCGCGGTATCGGAGCTGCGGGTGAGTCGTGGCACGGTTGAGCCGCAGCAGGCCGGGGAGGGGGGAATGTCGGCCTGGCGCGTGGAGTTCGACAAGTTGCAGCCGGCCGTGACGGTGCGGCGCGTCGGCTCGCGGCGCCTGGTGGTAAGCGCATCCGGTGACAAACAGCGGGCAGACGATCTCTGGCTGCGCCTGCCTTACGTCGGCGACCGGGTGGCGGCGTTCCTCGGCGGTGAGCTGGTGGCCGATCATTTCTATTTTGGCCAACCCTGGGATATAGGGCTGCGCAAATTCGCGGACCGGCTGGCTAGGGAGGATCTGGTGTTCGTGTTTCACCCGCTCTCGCCCGGCGCAACCTATCTTGACGACCTTCCGGCATCAGTGCAAACCGAACTTGCGGAAAGCGGGTTGCCACTGCTCAGAATAGAGGACCCGGTGGCGCAGCCCGAATATCGCACCCGGGTGACGTTTGGTGACTAG